Part of the Aggregatilinea lenta genome, GCGCGCGCACGCCCGGCACGATCACGTTCAGGTCACGGCGGCGGGCCAGCCGGTCATCGCGCGCCATGAACCCCATCTTGCCGTGCAGCCCGGCGGCGACCCAGCGTTCGTAGGCGTGCAGCGTGGGCGATGGCGCGGCGGGGATCACGCCGATCTGCGTAAATCCGAGCGCGGCGGCCTGCCATTGTAAGCGGTCGTAGGAGAATCGCATTGTTTCCAGGCTTGCATTTACCGACAAACAGGTTATACACATTTACCAGCGGCAGATCAATGGCCCTACTCAGCCGCCGGACGAAGGCGCGCCGTCCGGCCCCGCACAGCGCAGGAGACAGGCCGATGCGACAGGTTGTGATCAGCAAGGCGGGATCGCCGGACATGCTGCGTGTGGTCGATGTGCCCCTCCCTGAGCCGGACCCCGGCAGTGTACGGATCAAATCTGCAGCGATTGGCGTAAATTTTGCGGATCTGGTCGGGCGGCTGGGCCTCTACCCGGATTCACCGAAAATCCCCTACGTGCCGGGTTACGAGGTCGCGGGCACGATTGACGCGGTCGGCAGCGGCGTGGACGCGTCGCGCCTGGGCGAGCCGGTGATCGCGCTGACGCGCTTCAACGGCTACAGCGAAGCGCTGTGCATCCCGGCGGACCAGGCCATCCCCCGCCCCGCGAAGATGCCCGTCGAGCAGGCGGGCGGCTTCCTGGTCAGCTACCTGACCGCCTACGCCTCGCTGGTGGTCATGGCCGGGATCAAGCCGCACGATCGTGTGCTGATCCACGCGGCGGCGGGCGGCGTGGGCTTGGCCGCCGTCGACCTGTGCCGCGTCTACGGCGCGACGATCTACGGCACGGCCTCGCCCGCCAAACACGACTTTCTGCGCGCGCGCGGCGTGCAGTTCCCCATCGACTACCGCCACCAGGATTTTGAAAAAGAGGTCGCCCGGCTCTCGGACGGACGCGGCGTGCAGATTGCGCTCGACCCGATCGGCGGGCGGTCGTGGACCAAAAGTTACCGGGCGCTGTCTCCCACGGGCCGGCTCGTGATCAACGGCGTCACGTCTCTGACGCCCCGCGCCCGGCGCTCGCTGCGCGCGCTGCTGCGAATGGCGCTCACGACGCCGTGGCTGCGCTTCACACCGGTCCGGCTGGCGAACGACAACAAGGGCGTGGTGGGGGTCAACCTGGGGCATCTGTGGGATGAAACGGCGCTGCTGCGCGAGTGGGTCACGCAGTTGCTGGCATGGTACGACACGGGCCGCATCGACATTCACGTCGACCGGACCTTCCCCCTGGCGGAGGCCGCCGCCGCGCACCGCTACCTGCATGAGCGGCGCAACACCGGCAAAGTGGTGCTGATTCCCTGATTTCTGAGCTGAGTGTTTGAGCTGAGTATTCGAGCTTAGCCTTCGAGCAGCACCGTCACGGCATCGCGGAAGATGTGGATGTCGAGCGGTTTCTTGAGGAACAGATCTGCTTCGAGCTGCCGGGCGATCAGCTCGCCGTTGGGATGCGCGGAGACGACCAGCACGCGCATATCCTTGAGCTGCTTCGTGCTGCGAATCCAGCCCAGCACCGCATCCCCGGCGGCGACAGGCATCATCAGGTCGAGGATGACGAGGTCGGGCCGTTCTTCGCGCAGGCGGTACAGCGCATCCAACCCGTCCGGTGAGCCTTGAATGGTGTGCCCCATGCGCTCCAGCACCATCGTCAGCAGGTGTTGAAGTTCGAGGTCATCCTCAACGATCAGAATGCTTGCCATAGAGTATCCGCCACCTTGATTCCCGCTTCCCTTCGCTTATTCTAAGCGGGCCAGCGGCGCACTGCAAGCGTAAATACCTGTTAATTTCCCCAATTTTATCCGAAAAACGTACAAGCTGGCCGGGGACCATCCCCACGCGGGGCGACATGGCGCACAAAGAACGTTTGTGCTATCTTCTGACGAAGGAAGAACGGCCTATCGAAAGAGCAGTACGATGTCCACAGTCGGCATACCCGGCGGCACCCTGTACTATGAAACCGATGGGAAAGCCCAGCCCGGACGGCTCCCGATCGTCTTTTTGCACGCGGGCATCGCGCACCTGCGCATGTGGGACCCACAGATCCCGGCGTTCGCGGCGCGCAGCCTCACCGTGCGCTACGACCAGCGCGGCTTCGGCCAGACCGTCACGCAGGACGTGCGCTACTCCCCGCGCGCGGACCTGCTGGCCCTGCTCGACGCGCTGAACATCGAGCGTGCGGCGCTGATCGGCTGCTCCAACGGCGGCGGCATCGCGATCGATTTCACGCTCGAATACCCGGATCGCGTCGGCGCGCTGATTCCCGTCTGCCCCGCGCTAAGTGGCTTTGACTTCGACGAGCCGCCCGACGAGCTGGCCGTCTTCGAGGAGATGGAAAGGTACGAACAGACCGAAAACTGGGACGCGCTGAACGACCTGCACGTGAAGGTGTGGGTGGATGGCTTCCATCGCACGCCGGCTCAGGTCGATGCCGCCGTGCGCGAGCGCGTGCACGCCATGCTGGACGACAATGACCGCGTGCAGCCCAAAGGCGCCGCCGTACGCCTGGATCCGCCCGCCGTCGAGCGCCTGAGCGCGATCGGGGTCCCGACGCTGGCCATCGCCGGCGCGCTGGACGTGGCCTATGCGCTGGCCGCGGTGAACGTGTTGGCGGCGGACATCCCCAACGCGCGCAAAGCGGTGATCGAGGACGCGGCGCACCTGCCCAACCTGGAACGCCCGGACGTGTTCAATCGCCTCGTGCTCGGCTTTCTGGACGACGTCGCGGGGTGATCGCCTCTGGTTACGGGGCGGAGGAAAGGCAGACGGGTTTCTAAACCCGCCCCTACAAAACCTGCCAACCATCCTTTTGCGTGTCTTCCCGCCCCAGTCAAGTTGGGGAGGGCCGGGGGTGAGGTCTCTACGAGGACCACATAACACGAAGGGGCGTATCGCAATACGCCCCTGCAAATGTTTACAAAACGTCTCATTTCCGCGCCGCCGAGCAAGTCGTGCATTGCCCCCACGAGCCACGACCGCTAGCTGACGTCTGCCAGCGCCTCCAGGCGCTTGCCTGCCGGATCGTGCAGGATAGTGTACAGCCGCCGCGCCTCGTCGTAACGGCGCTGCGCCAGCGCTTCGTCGCCCTGCCGCTCCGCGACGTCGCCCAGCACGACCAGCGCATCGGCCAGCCCTTTGCGATAGCCCATGTGCCGCGTGCTCGACTCGGCAGCTTCGGCCAGGGCCTGCGCCTCGTCCAGCTTGCCCGCCTGGACGTCGAGCGCTCCTAAGCGCGCCTGCGCGCGGGCCAGCGTTTCCAGGTCGTTGGTGGCGGCACTCTTGTCGATGGCGCTGCGATAGAGCGGATCGGCCTCATCCTGCCGGTCCAGCACGACCAGCGTCTCGCCCATATCCGCCTGGAACAGCGCCAGCCAGCGGTCGTCGCCCAGCGCCGTCGCCGTCGCGATCGCCTGCTGGTGCAGATTGCGCGCGGTTTCGTAGTCCTTCAGCAAGAAGTACGTGCGGCCCAGGTTGTTCGATTGCACCGCGATCATCAGCTTGTCGTCGAGCTGGCGGCTGAACTTCAGCGCCGCCTCCAGCTTGCCCAGCGCC contains:
- a CDS encoding synaptic vesicle VAT-1 family membrane protein; translated protein: MRQVVISKAGSPDMLRVVDVPLPEPDPGSVRIKSAAIGVNFADLVGRLGLYPDSPKIPYVPGYEVAGTIDAVGSGVDASRLGEPVIALTRFNGYSEALCIPADQAIPRPAKMPVEQAGGFLVSYLTAYASLVVMAGIKPHDRVLIHAAAGGVGLAAVDLCRVYGATIYGTASPAKHDFLRARGVQFPIDYRHQDFEKEVARLSDGRGVQIALDPIGGRSWTKSYRALSPTGRLVINGVTSLTPRARRSLRALLRMALTTPWLRFTPVRLANDNKGVVGVNLGHLWDETALLREWVTQLLAWYDTGRIDIHVDRTFPLAEAAAAHRYLHERRNTGKVVLIP
- a CDS encoding response regulator, which encodes MASILIVEDDLELQHLLTMVLERMGHTIQGSPDGLDALYRLREERPDLVILDLMMPVAAGDAVLGWIRSTKQLKDMRVLVVSAHPNGELIARQLEADLFLKKPLDIHIFRDAVTVLLEG
- a CDS encoding alpha/beta fold hydrolase translates to MSTVGIPGGTLYYETDGKAQPGRLPIVFLHAGIAHLRMWDPQIPAFAARSLTVRYDQRGFGQTVTQDVRYSPRADLLALLDALNIERAALIGCSNGGGIAIDFTLEYPDRVGALIPVCPALSGFDFDEPPDELAVFEEMERYEQTENWDALNDLHVKVWVDGFHRTPAQVDAAVRERVHAMLDDNDRVQPKGAAVRLDPPAVERLSAIGVPTLAIAGALDVAYALAAVNVLAADIPNARKAVIEDAAHLPNLERPDVFNRLVLGFLDDVAG